From the Pseudanabaena sp. FACHB-2040 genome, one window contains:
- the fabZ gene encoding 3-hydroxyacyl-ACP dehydratase FabZ, whose protein sequence is MLDSSEAETVKQTFSAEEIQALLPHRYPFALVDRIIDYVPGQRAVGIKNVTFNEPQFQGHFPGRPIMPGVLIVEAMAQVGGIVLTQIPGVNGLCVFAGIDKVRFRRPVVPGDQLIMTVELLAIKRLKFGKMQGRAEVDGQLVCEGELMFSVVD, encoded by the coding sequence CTGCTCGACTCAAGCGAGGCAGAGACCGTGAAGCAGACCTTTTCAGCCGAGGAGATCCAGGCACTGCTGCCTCACCGCTACCCATTTGCGCTGGTTGATCGCATTATTGACTACGTTCCTGGCCAGCGAGCGGTTGGGATTAAAAACGTTACGTTCAACGAGCCGCAGTTTCAGGGGCATTTCCCCGGCCGGCCCATCATGCCTGGGGTGCTGATTGTAGAAGCGATGGCCCAGGTGGGGGGCATTGTGCTGACACAAATTCCGGGCGTGAACGGTCTCTGTGTGTTCGCCGGGATTGACAAGGTGCGGTTTCGCCGCCCAGTTGTCCCGGGGGACCAGCTAATCATGACCGTAGAATTGCTGGCGATCAAGCGCCTAAAATTTGGCAAAATGCAGGGTCGAGCTGAGGTAGATGGTCAGCTTGTTTGCGAAGGGGAGTTGATGTTTTCGGTGGTGGATTAA